A genomic segment from Fusarium fujikuroi IMI 58289 draft genome, chromosome FFUJ_chr04 encodes:
- a CDS encoding related to NADH2 dehydrogenase (ubiquinone) chain CI-B22, with translation MSTRRAALSLYRRSLKLALDWAVHRHLWRGQAMYIRSLFEANRNVTDPRHQRALLTETEKLLESWKHPDPYTPPTAPGGSKYERNLPSPVLDPPPHSVNRH, from the exons ATGTCGACGCGACGAGCTGCCTT ATCCCTCTACCGCCGCTCATTGAAGCTGGCGCTAGATTGGGCCGTCCATCGACACCTGTGGCGTGGCCAGGCTATGTATATTCGCTCACTATTCGAAGCCAACCGCAATGTCACCGATCCCCGGCATCAAAGG GCTCTATTgaccgagaccgagaagctGCTAGAGAGCTGGAAGCACCCCGACCCTTATACTCCCCCGACAGCCCCCGGAG GTTCCAAGTACGAGCGAAACCTCCCGTCGCCTGTTCTCGACC CTCCCCCACACTCTGTCAACCGACACTAA
- a CDS encoding H2A histone H2A: MTGGGKSGGKASGSKNAQSRSSKAGLAFPVGRVHRLLRKGNYAQRVGAGAPVYLAAVLEYLAAEILELAGNAARDNKKTRIIPRHLQLAIRNDEELNKLLGHVTIAQGGVLPNIHQNLLPKKTGKTGKNASQEL; encoded by the exons ATGACTGGCGGCGGAAAGTCTGGCGGCAAGGCCTCTGGTTCCAAGAACGCGCAATC GCGATCTTCCAAGGCTGGTCTCGCGTTCCCTGTTGGTCGTGTCCACCGTCTTCTCCGAAAGGGCAACTATGCTCAGCgtgttggtgctggtgctccCGTCTATCTCGCTGCCGTTCTCGAGTACCTCGCTGCCGAAATCCTTGAGTTGGCTGGTAACGCTGCCCgtgacaacaagaagacccGTATCATCCCCCGTCATCTCCAGCTGGCCATCCGAAACGATGAGGAGTTGAACAAGCTTCTGGGTCACGTCACCATTGCCCAGGGTGGCGTCCTTCCCAACATCCACCAGA ACCTTCTGCCCAAGAAGACGGGTAAGACTGGCAAGAACGCTAGCCAGGAGCTGTAA
- a CDS encoding probable HTB1-histone H2B, with the protein MAPKAADKKPASKAPATASKAPEKKDAGKKTAASGDKKKRSKTRKETYSSYIYKVLKQVHPDTGISNRAMSILNSFVNDIFERVASEASKLAAYNKKSTISSREIQTSVRLILPGELAKHAVSEGTKAVTKYSSSTK; encoded by the exons ATGGCTCCCAAGGCTGCTGACAAGAAGCCCGCCTCCAAGGCTCCCGCTACTGCCTCCAAGGCtcctgagaagaaggatgccgGCAAGAAGACTGCCGCCTCTggtgacaagaagaagcgctcCAAGACCCGCAAGGAGACTTACTCTTCTTACATCTACAAGG TCCTGAAGCAGGTCCACCCTGACACTGGTATCTCCAACCGTGCCATGTCCATCCTGAACTCTTTTGTCAATG ACATCTTCGAGCGCGTCGCTTCTGAGGCTTCCAAGCTTGCCGCCTACAACAAGAAGTCCACCATCTCTTCCCGAGAGATCCAGACCTCTGTCCGTCTGATCCTCCCCGGTGAACTTGCCAAGCACGCCGTCTCTGAGGGTACCAAGGCTGTCACCAAGTACTCTTCCTCGACGAAATAA